The stretch of DNA GCTTAAATCAAAAATTATGGAGCTTGAATCGCAACTATCTTCTCTACTTCTAACATATGATAAAAACCATCCTAAAATCATAGAAATTACCGCTTCTATCGAGAAATTGAAGGAAGATTTGAAAAAGAATCTTGAAGAAAAAATAAGTGAAACTACTGTTACTACTGACCCAATTTATGACCAATTGAACACAGATAAAGTGGTTATAGAGACACAATTATCTTCATTAGAGGCAAAAGAAGCAACCTTACTTAAAAATATTTCTACTATACAATCCCAGGTGAATGAGTTGTCGAAAAAAGACCTCATCCTTAACCGGTATTTAAGAGAAATAAATACCTATAAAAACTTCTATACTGTTTTATTAGAAAAACAACAGGAAGCACTTTCTTCAGAAATAATAAAATTAGGGAATATACGAATTGTTGAATATGCAATTCCTGCCGCAAAACCCAAAAACTATCCTTTGCCTATTGCCCTTTTAATTAGTCTATTTGGAAGTTTGATGGTATCTATAATTCTATGTTTCTCTTTAGAATATTTTGATACCTCATTCAAAACCTCTATAGAAGTAGAAGAATATTTTCAAATTGATGTCCTGGGAACTATACCGAGAAGTTAGTAATTAAAAATTTAGAAAAAGGCTACAATCCTCTTAATTCTAAACACTTAATTTTTAAGTTTTAATCATACGAGGAAGTGGAAATATGATATTAAAAAATATCTGGCAAAACTGGAGAGGGATAAAGCAAGAAAAATATCCAGGACGGCTTTTATTAGATACTAAATTTGATTTAAAAAATCCCTTAGTTGTCTCTTTTTATAATCTTTTTGGTAAAATATATTATATCCTTAACGAGAAATCTATACAGCTAATCCTGCTTACCTCATCAATAGAAGGAGAAGGGAAGTCATTAATCACATCTAATTTGGGAATAATCCTGTCTGTCTTAGGTCAGAAAAAGGTTTTATTAGTAGATTGTGACTTTCATCATCCGCAACTACATCATATATTTGAAGTAGGAAGGGCAAAGGGGCTATCAGAATTATTAAGTGGTGATATAAAAATTGAAGAGGCAATTAAATTAACAAGAATTCCAAATCTTTTTCTATTAACAGTCGGTAAAACTCAGCTGACTACATCTATGCTTATCAGCTCAGAGCTTTTTAAAAATCTCCTTAAAGAACTCAAGGGAATTTATGACTTGATATTATTTGATTCATCTCCAGTAAATTTAACCCAGATACCTACAATGTTAGCTCCACTTATAGAGGGAGTAATATTTATTATACAAGCAGAAAGAACACAAAGGAAGATGATAGAATGTGCCCTTGAATCGCTTAAGAATTCAAAAGCAAATATATTAGGAAGTATTTTAAATATGAGAGATTATACTATACCAAAATACATATATAGTAAGCTATATCGTACCGCAGGAGACTATTACTATCAGAAGTAATGGAAAGTGTAAAATAAAGGATACGAGATATTTCATCTTCAATTTTTCATTATTCAGTTTACAGTTAATTTCTTCATATTACTTGACTTAGATAAATAGTTACGAATGGTGGCTCAATCTATGATGCAGACAACTGAAAGATTTACAGTAGTTAAAAATGTATTTTTTTATATTATAACCTGCGGACTGAGACTCCTCTCCTCTACCTTGCTCTTTATATGCATGGCAAGGATTTTGGGGGTTGAGGACTTTGGGAAATTTACATTTGCTTTATCTTTTATAGGCATATTTCTTGTTTTTGTGGATTATGGATTTAATGTGCGTATCATAAAAGAGGTTGCCGTGTTCTCTAAGAATGCCTTAGGGATTTCGAGTGATATTTTAATCAGCAAGGTTATTCTTTCAGTCATCTCAACTTTTGTCTTGTGTATAGTTTTGGAGGTGATGAACCATCCTGCTGAAATTAAGATTGTAGTCTTTGTATTATGGGTTGCGGTTATCCTTTATTCCTTTGGACTATATTTTAATGCTATATTCAGGGGATTGAATCAATTTCAGTATGAAACCTATCCAACCGTATTGTTTAATGGCATCCAGTTTTTCTTAATACTTATCCTTCTTTTGTTGAATTTTAAAGTTGTTGCTGTGGCTTTTGCCTATCTAATTGCAAGGATTATTTACTTTTTTGTTAGTCTCTTTCTTGTGTATAAAAAGTTCGGTAAACTCTCATTGAGATTTGATTTCTCAAGAGGGATAAAGGTAGTAAAAGACTCTTTCCCTTTTGGTAGCCAGGTTATCTTAACCACACTCTATCTTCAACTTGATACGGTTTTACTGTCTTATTTTAAAGGCAATACCGAGGTAGGATATTATCAGGCAGGGATGCGAATAGTAGTGGCAACGATGGTTATTTATGATGTTATA from bacterium encodes:
- a CDS encoding CpsD/CapB family tyrosine-protein kinase, whose protein sequence is MILKNIWQNWRGIKQEKYPGRLLLDTKFDLKNPLVVSFYNLFGKIYYILNEKSIQLILLTSSIEGEGKSLITSNLGIILSVLGQKKVLLVDCDFHHPQLHHIFEVGRAKGLSELLSGDIKIEEAIKLTRIPNLFLLTVGKTQLTTSMLISSELFKNLLKELKGIYDLILFDSSPVNLTQIPTMLAPLIEGVIFIIQAERTQRKMIECALESLKNSKANILGSILNMRDYTIPKYIYSKLYRTAGDYYYQK
- a CDS encoding flippase, yielding MMQTTERFTVVKNVFFYIITCGLRLLSSTLLFICMARILGVEDFGKFTFALSFIGIFLVFVDYGFNVRIIKEVAVFSKNALGISSDILISKVILSVISTFVLCIVLEVMNHPAEIKIVVFVLWVAVILYSFGLYFNAIFRGLNQFQYETYPTVLFNGIQFFLILILLLLNFKVVAVAFAYLIARIIYFFVSLFLVYKKFGKLSLRFDFSRGIKVVKDSFPFGSQVILTTLYLQLDTVLLSYFKGNTEVGYYQAGMRIVVATMVIYDVIVSSYFPVISKRIKIDWKGFKKNGLALNKYMFLIGGTIATFFLLFSDIAIRLIYGEQYLHSIFIMQLLSGVIFLRFVGAAYPDIITAADNQKLRAIGAAGAVVVNVIFNLILIPIYGAIGAAIANIITHIVLNTIYVFFVIKLIKDIFIDSDYVKGLIILALIVGICLFLKQIAPLFSIFTFWVSSLLMVIVTLTNEEKQTIRYILKKGIWDRRVESGE